The nucleotide window CCAGTAGCACCGCAGCCCAGGCCAGCAGCGGCCAAAACCACCAGCGCCGGGCGTAGTGGCCCCGCACCAGCGCTACTATTCCCAGCCCCAGCAGCACGGCGCCACTATAGCCTACCAGCAGCTCCGGCAAGTCCGAAATCAGGTTGTCGCGGAGGGTTTTGAGGCCGGCCCCCAGGCTTTCGGCCGGGCGCAGCTCCAGCCCAAAATCGGCCAGTCCCGACTCCTGAATCAGGCGCAGGGCATAGGCGTACCACAGCAGCGGCACGCCCACCGTCAGGGCCGCAAACAGCGCCAGCCACGCACTACGGCGTACCGTAAGGCGCCGCAGCCACAGGTCGCGCAGCACCAGCATCGCAATGGGCGCCCCAATGGCCAGGTACTGCAGCTTGGTGAGGCCCGCCAGCATGGTCAGCAGCAGGGCCGCGCCATAGGCTGTTGCGCCACCGCTGCCCCGGTACCAGCACAGAAAGAAATACAGCCCGCCCAGTGACGCCGACAGCGCCAGCACATCGGGCAGGGCATTGATGGAGTGGTAAAACAGCTCTGGGCTCCAGGCTAGCGCCCACGCGGCCACGGCTGCCAGCCCCGCCGAGCCGCTCAGCGCCCGCACCAACCCGAAGCAGGCCACTACGCCCGCCGCAAAAATCAGCCAGTTGATGAGCCGGGGCAGACTTTCGTGGAAGCCCAGGGCTTGGTAGGCGGCGGCTACCGTCCACTCGTAGGCCGGAAACTGCATGCCTGTCACGCCATCGGTGGTGCCGCGCCGGTCTACGCGGGGCCGCAGGATGTTCATGCTTTCCTCGGCGAAGTTGCGGGCCACGGCCATGGTATTGCATTGCCGCCAGCTGTGGTTGGCATTGGGCGGCAGCGCGAAAAACGGCAGGTGCAGCAGAAAATTCAGCCCCAGCAGCAGGGGCCAGAACCAGCGCGGCACGGGGCGGGCAGCCAGAAAGGATAACGACATAACGGACAAGCCCCACGCAAAAACGCCCGGCGGCAGCCAAAGGTAGCTACCGCCGGGCGTTATCAAGCCGGACCAGGACAGTTGCGCTCTACAGGTTCTGCAGCACGAAGTTGGTCATCTGCCGGTAGAGGTGCAGGCGCGTGTTGCCGCCCGAAATGCCGTGGCTGCGGTTGGGGTAATAGAGCGTCTGGAAGTCCTTGTTGGCTTTCACCAGCGCATCCACGAAGGCCGTGGAGTTCTGGAAGTGCACGTTGTCGTCGCCGGTGCCATGCACCAGCAGCAGCTTGCCGCGCAGCTTGTCGGCGTGCTGCACCGGGGAGTTGTCATCGTAGCCCTGGGGGTTGTCCTGCGGAGTTTTCAGAAACCGCTCGGTGTACACCGTGTCATAGTAGCGCCAGTTGGTGACGGGCGCCACCGAAATACCCATCTTGAAAATGTCGGCGTTTTTGGTGAGGGCCAGGGCCGTCATGTACCCGCCGAAGCTCCAGCCCCAGATGCCAATGCGGCTTTTATCCACGAAGGGCATTTGGGCCAGCATCCGGGCGGCGGCAGCCTGGTCCTCGGTTTCGAGCTTGCCCAGGTTGGCGTAGGTGCTTTTCTTGAAGGCCGCGCCCCGGGCCCCGGTGCCGCGGTTATCTACCGACACGATGATGTAGCCCTGCTGGGCCAGCAGCTGGTGCCAGAGGTAGTTGGTGAAGGCTATACCCCCACCCGCGTCGTCCTTCACCGTCTGGGAGCCGGGGCCGCCGTACACGTACATCAGCACGGGGTACTTTTTACTGGGGTCGAAGTTGGCGGGCTTAAGAACGGAAGCCAGCAGGGTCTGGTCGCCGTCTGGCCCGCCGTTCAGGCCGAGCTTTGTGAATTCCAGCTTGCTGAGGGTGTACTCGCTGAGCTTCTGGCGCAGCTTGGCGTTGTCTTCCAGCACTTTCACCAGCTTGCCGTCCTGACCCGTGCGCAAACTCACCACCTGCGGGTCGCCGGCTTCGGAGTGGTAGTTAAGGTAGTAGCGGCAGTCGGGGCTCAGGTTCACCACGTCAGTGCCCCGGGTGGCGTCGCTCAGCTTGATTTTCTCTTTACCCTTCAGGTTGATGCGAAACAGGTGGCGCTCCAGCGGCCGGTTCTGGCCCATGGCGCCGTTGGTTTGCGCGTAGGTGCCGTGCAGCAGCAGCGTGTTTTCGGTACTGGAGTAGTATACCAGTCCTTTCTGCTCGTCGAAGCCCTCAATGCCGGTAATTTCCCAGTTGCCTTTGGTGAGCTGGCGCACCAGCTTGCCTTGCATATCATACAGGTACAGGTGGCGGTAGCCATCCTTTTCGCTCGTGAACAGAAACTGTTTGCCGCCGGCCAAGTAGCGCAAATCGTCGGTCAGCTCCACGTAGGCCGGGTCGGTATCGGTGAGGACGACGCGGGTTTTGCCGGTGGCCGCGTCAGCGTGCAGCACTTCCAGTTTGTTCTGGAGGCGGTTGAGGCGCCGGATGCTGAGCAGGTTAGGCGTCGCCGTCCAGCTTACCCGCGGAATATACTGGTCGGTTTCGGTGCCCACGTCCAGCTTTGTGGTGCGGGCGGCGGCCACATCGTACACGGCGGCCGTCACCACGGAGTTTTTCTCGCCGGCCTTGGGGTATTTGAAGCGGTAGTCTTTCGGGTACAGCGGCCCCCACACCTGCATGTTGTACTCCGGCACCGGGCTTTCGTCGAAGCGCAGATAGGCCAGCTGCCGCGAGTCGGGCGACCAGCTAAAGGCCTGCGACATGTCGAATTCTTCCTCGTACACCCAGTCGGCCCCGCCATTGATAATGCGGTTTTCGGCTCCGTCCGTCGTCACGGCCGTTTCCTGCATGGTGGCCAGGTCCGTCACGTAGAGGTTGTTGGCGCGCACAAAGGCCACGCGCCGCCCATCCGGCGAAAACGTGGCGTACAGCTGCTTGCCCGGCGTCTGGCTCAAGGGTGTGAGCTTCTTGGTAGCGCGGTCGTACACGAAAAAGTACGACTTGCTGCTGCGCCGGTAAATCGGCTCGGTATCGGTGCTGAACAGGATTTTCTGCTCATCGGCGTTGAAGCTGTAGCCATCTACCGGCAGCGGCTGACTTTGGCCGGGCAGCTTCAGATCTTGTCCGGCCACCAGCGTCTGCACGGGCTGGCCGGTCGTCACGTCGTTCTGCACCAGGTTGCCCTGGCTGAGCGAGGAGTAGTAGCGGCCATCCTTCATCCAGTTGAAGCCCGGCACCGATTTGGCCGCGAAGGTGCCTTTCTGCCAGATGTCTTCGAGGGTAATGGCTTGTTTTTGCTGGGCTACGGCTGCAGGTATAAACCCGGGCAGCAGGGCCGGGCTGGCCGCGGAAAGCAGCAGAGCCAGGCCGAGAAAGCGAAAATTCATGCGGGGAGGTAAAATGTCGGTGGTATTTAGCCGTTAAAGGTAACGGGGCGCGGCGCAAAGTCCCGGGTTATGGAGGTACCGTTGCGCGGCCTCTGCAACTTTCCCGCCGCGTTTGCCATCTTCCTGCCACCTTTGCAGCTATATGCCACGTCGTTTGAGTTTGTATGGAGTGCTGCTGAGCACCGCCCTGGGCGCTTGCTCGGATTCGGATTCGGGTCCACGCCTTAACTTCATCGGGGCCACTGGCCTCACGTCCAACGACCGGGTGCTCACCACGCCCGGCGACTCCCTGGTAACGCGCGTTTTCGCCGACAACCGCGACGGCAAAGGCCCTGAACTGCGCCGCTTTCGCATTAAGGTAGATTACACTCCCCTAGCGACCAAGAAGGATACCCCCAACACGCCGGATCTGGTATACCTGGATCAGGCCATTACCGGCTCTACTTTCTACTATCTGCACCGGTTTAGTGCCCGCACGCAGTCGGGGCGGGAGCGGTGGACGTTTGAGGTGGAAGATGTCGAGGGCAACAAAGACAGCCGCCGCTACCTGCTCACGGTCAACAACTCCGACTCGGCCCGCACCTTCCACTCGTATCAGGTTCCGCTGTACGCAGCCCGCAGTGCCAGCAGCCGCAGTTCCCTGGCTGCCCGCGACGGGCTTGTGTTTCCGGCTTATCCGTTGCTAACTGACGCTACCCTACAAGCTTCCATCGATCTGGTGCTGATTCCGGCGGCGAATGGTACGGTAGCCCTAGCCGCGCCCAACGATGAGAATGTATCCGCTGCGGCCGAAGCTGTGGGAGCCAACGCCTGGACAACGCGCAACGCTACCAGCCTGAAGGTTACGGCTCTCACGCCAGCTCAGTTTGATGCCCTGAATACCAGCGCCCTCATAACCTCTTCCTTTGATGCATCGCCGGCTGCCGTGGTACCCAATACCGGGGTGCTGGCCAAAGACCGGGTTATAGCTTTCCGTACGGCTACGGGTCGCACCGGGGCGCTGCACGTGAAAGAGCTGTTTGGCACCACTGCCGCCCCGGCCGCCATTGTCCGTGTCAAGGTGAATCGGTAGTTGTTGCCAAGTCCATATCCATATACCAAAACAGGCCCGCCGGACGTCCGGCGGGCCTGTTTATTAAGATAGAAGACAGTTTGTGTTAAAACAGGAACCCGGCCGTAATGGAGGTAGTAAACCGGCTGTTTTTTAGGTTTACTATTGGGGTTAGACTATTGTCCTGAATACCATCAGCATTATAAAATCTATACGGGCTGTAATACTCCTCACCTGTATAATACACCCCGGCAGCATCCAGAAAGAAACTCTTTTGCCTTATTCCCAAGCCGCCTGTCACGTAGTTCCGGCTTCTTTCACCATTATTAAACCGGTTGGGGTCGCCATAATGTGCAAAACCTGCGCGCAGCCTAAAAATATCCAGCCGGGCCTCGCCACCGACACGTAGGTTTATCGCCTGCTTATAGTCCGCTCGTACAGCATCATTTGCCATTCCAAAGTCAGTAGCTTCATCGGTACCTTCATTGGCACTGGTGTTGCTAAGGCGCCCCTGCCCGTAGTTGACGTACTCTACGTCACCGCTCAGGAAACCAAACTTGCCAATAACAATCGTAGCCCCGCCCGAAGCTCGGAACGGCGAAACCAGCGCGTAATCGTATTCATCTTCCGAGCCTGCGCTGGCTTCGTTGTAGTCCTGCCCGTCTACGGTTACAGTCCGGTCAAACTTCACATCCATCGTGGAGGTGAAGTTTTCCGATAGCTGCATGTACGTAGGCGTCTGCACGGAAGCACCGATGCGCACGGCATCAACCGGCTGATAGATGGCCCCGAAACGAGCATTAATGCCCGTGCCTCGGACTTTCAGCGTCTCGCGGAAATCCACTGTACTGAAAGCCGTGCCGGGCTCGTTCGGGGTGGCGGGTGATGGGTCTGTGGCGTTAAAGGTTTTTGTGGAGTTGAAGCGCGTGCTAAGAATACCAATGGCGCCACCCAGGTACAGCTTGTCACGGTAGCTGGCTCCATAGCCAAAATCGAACTGAGTTTGGGAGCCCGTGTTGAGCACAGTTTCTGTCTGGGTCAGCGGACCAGCATTTTCAAAGTCCTGCGGCACAAATAACCCCTGTGCGTCTTCATTTGTCAGAAACGTCTGATAAGCCAGATCATCGAGCCCGGTTTCCTGCTGCGTGGTTGGGTTCCGGTTCAGGTACGAAAGTAAATCCTGATTAAGCGCTGGCTTATGCTGGTAGCGGAAGGCGGCGTTAAAATCATTTACCCGCGTGAGGCCAAATGCCAGGGTGCCACCCCGCCACGGGTTATCCTCCGAATCAGGGCGCCGGTTGGCAAATACCATTCCCAGGCTGGCTACGTGCAGGCTGTTGCGGTTGTTGGAGGAAGTAACGCCATCTATCCGGCTATCCGTGTTGCCCACGCCCAAGCCGGGAGTAAACGTGAATTCGGAACCCCGGTACAGGCCCAATCCAGCGGGGTTCGTGGAAAGGCTGCCTAAATCGGCGCCCAAAGACACGGTGGCGCCCCCAATGCCCAGGCTGCGGGCGGTGCCAGCAGGCTGCGTCTGGGAATAGCGCAGCACATCGGTTTCATTTTGGGCAAAGCTGTAGCTGGCAAGGCCCATCAGGGCCATGCTCAACCAATATTTTCGTTGTTTCATAGGAAGAGAGAAGGGAGAGTACGGGGTATGAGCCTGCTGAGCATCAACGTAGGGCTAGTTACGTCCCCGGCCCCGGCCACCACCGCCACTGTTGCTCGGAGCCGGTGAAGATGAGCGGGAAGGCGCACTGCTGGGCTCATAAGACCGCGTGGGCCGCTCGTACGAGCGGGAAGGCTGCTCAGAACGAGTGGGCTGCGTAGCCGGCGTTACGTCACGCTCCCGTTGGCGCCGGGGCTGGCTTTCCCCGGTTACATCACTCACGTCGAGTACCCGGCGCCGCGGACGCACATCAGGCTGCTGGGCAGGGGTTTGCTCCGTACGCACCACGGGCTCTGTAGCTGTTGAAGCTGGTACTGCCTCTGTGGCCCGGCCGCTGCTGCGCGTGTCAAGGGGCGTTTCAGCCACATTGCCCCGGGTTGAAGTCGTCATACGGCCTCGGGGGTCAGCAGTGCCTTCGGTGGCGCGGCCCCGGCCCGAGGCTGGTTGGGTGGTGTTATCACCAGCAACTATGCCGCCCGTAGCCGGAGGCGTGGTGGGCTGGTTGCCACGTCCACCCCCGGGGGTAGAGGTACGGCCGCCATTGAACCGCTCCCGGGTAATGCCCGTGCCAGCCGTTACACCAGAGCTCCGGTCCCGGCGCGGGCCGTAATTCACATTGCGGCGCGTGCCACCGCCCCAGTTGCCACCACTGTAGTAGGGGCTGTCATAATATCCGTTATAGTAGCCATTGTAATAGCCAGTGCGGTAGCCCCAGCCGTAGCCGCCCCAGCCCCCATAGGAGCGGTAAGGCCAGCCGTAACCGATGTTGATGCTGACGTAGGGGCTATAGCCGTAATAGCCATATGAAGGGCCCCAGGGCGAGTAAGCGTAGGGGTTATAGCCCCACGGGTCCCAGGAGTTGGTGTAAGCGTAGGAATAGTAGCTGGGCGCGAAGCTCCAGTAGCTGGGCTGATGAAAACGGCGAATGCGTGCGGCATAGTCGTAATCGTAGTCATCATAGTAGGCGTCGTCGGTATAGACGGTGGTGCCCCCGGAAGAGTAGCCGCCGTCCTGGCTATACTGCGCGTCCGACGAGGAGCTAGGCACGGTAGTAGCCGACTGTTGGTCCGTTACCTCCGGCTGCCGGTTCTGCATCACGGCTGCATAGGCCGGGTTTTCCGTGGTGCGGTCCTTGGAAGAATAGTATACGCCGTCGGTTTCCGTGGAAGTGACGGCCGGGATGCTGGCGCAGCCACCCAGCGTAAGCAGGGCCACGGCCGACAAGCAGGAAGTTAAGTACGTTTTCATAGTCTGCCTACGCGAAAAGTGAGTGGGTCAAGGAGAAGATGCCAGCCGGAAAGTAACCGTTGCATGGGCAGACTGGCCAACCGCACATTGCTCCGGTATAATAACGTAATTTCGCCCCGAAACGGTGCCCTTTTCTCTTCTCAAATCTTGTACCAGATATGGGAACTTTTTCACTCTACCCAAAGATACGCCCAACATGAGCAAAAGCCTGCCGAAGCGGAGCGAAGATTACTCGCTATGGTACAATGAATTGGTGAAGCGCGCCGGGCTGGCCGAAAACTCGGCCGTGCGCGGCTGTATGGTGATTAAGCCCTACGGCTACGCCATCTGGGAAAAAATGCAGCGCACTCTGGACGATATGTTCAAGCGCACCGGCCATCAGAACGCCTATTTCCCGCTGTTCGTGCCCAAAAGCCTGTTTGAGGCCGAGGAAAAAAACGCCGAAGGCTTTGCCAAGGAATGCGCTGTAGTAACGCACTACCGCCTGCAGACTGACCCCGACCGGCCCGGCAAGCTGCGCGTGGACCCCAACGCCAAGCTGGAAGAGGAACTAGTAGTGCGCCCCACTTCCGAGGCCATTATCTGGAGCACCTATAAAGGCTGGATCCAGAGCTACCGCGACCTGCCCCTGCTCATCAACCAGTGGGCCAATGTGGTGCGCTGGGAAATGCGCACCCGCCTGTTTCTGCGCACCGCCGAGTTCCTGTGGCAGGAAGGCCACACGGCCCACGCTACCGCCGAAGAAGCCCTGGCCGAAACCCGCCAGATGCTGGACGTGTACGCTGAGTTTGCCGAAGAGCACCTGGCCCTGCCCGTGGTGAAAGGCGTGAAAACCGAGAACGAGCGGTTTGCCGGTGCCGTGGAAACCTACTGCATTGAGGGAATGATGCAGGATGGTAAGGCACTGCAGGCGGGCACCAGCCACTTTCTGGGGCAGAACTTTGCCAAGGCGTTTGACGTGCAGTTTCAAACCAAGGAAGGCAGCCTGGAGCACGTATGGGGCACCAGCTGGGGCGTGAGTACCCGCCTGATGGGTGCCCTCGTCATGGCTCACTCCGACGACGAAGGCCTGGTGCTGCCGCCCAAGCTGGCGCCTATTCAGGTCGTCATCGTGCCCATTTATAAAACCGGCCAACTCGACGAGTTGCTGGAGCGCATCCGCCCTATTCAGATGGGCCTG belongs to Hymenobacter sp. J193 and includes:
- a CDS encoding glycosyltransferase family 39 protein, whose protein sequence is MSLSFLAARPVPRWFWPLLLGLNFLLHLPFFALPPNANHSWRQCNTMAVARNFAEESMNILRPRVDRRGTTDGVTGMQFPAYEWTVAAAYQALGFHESLPRLINWLIFAAGVVACFGLVRALSGSAGLAAVAAWALAWSPELFYHSINALPDVLALSASLGGLYFFLCWYRGSGGATAYGAALLLTMLAGLTKLQYLAIGAPIAMLVLRDLWLRRLTVRRSAWLALFAALTVGVPLLWYAYALRLIQESGLADFGLELRPAESLGAGLKTLRDNLISDLPELLVGYSGAVLLGLGIVALVRGHYARRWWFWPLLAWAAVLLAYHLIELRQMDVHQYYMLPYLPLLALAVALGAAWLSQRGRRAVVLLAVLLVAQPVIAAFRIIPARWMKGAREVPAELFDPASRAALSSAVPDAALCVVGPDVSGCKYFYFLHKKGFGFSETAELTAPGSTYLADCIRQGARYLYTSDSTVINNPAAFPYLGRKIRRVGEFRVLELRVTQ
- the proS gene encoding proline--tRNA ligase, whose translation is MSKSLPKRSEDYSLWYNELVKRAGLAENSAVRGCMVIKPYGYAIWEKMQRTLDDMFKRTGHQNAYFPLFVPKSLFEAEEKNAEGFAKECAVVTHYRLQTDPDRPGKLRVDPNAKLEEELVVRPTSEAIIWSTYKGWIQSYRDLPLLINQWANVVRWEMRTRLFLRTAEFLWQEGHTAHATAEEALAETRQMLDVYAEFAEEHLALPVVKGVKTENERFAGAVETYCIEGMMQDGKALQAGTSHFLGQNFAKAFDVQFQTKEGSLEHVWGTSWGVSTRLMGALVMAHSDDEGLVLPPKLAPIQVVIVPIYKTGQLDELLERIRPIQMGLIARGISVKIDDRDTERPGYKFAEWELKGVPVRLAVGMRDLDAGTVEVARRDTKEKMNLPLTDIVASIDQLLQDIQANIYRRALEFRNTHTTRVESYEEFKQVLDGKGGFVVAHYDGTSETEERIKEETKATIRCLALNEPDEDGICILTGKPSVRRAYFARAY
- a CDS encoding OmpP1/FadL family transporter translates to MKQRKYWLSMALMGLASYSFAQNETDVLRYSQTQPAGTARSLGIGGATVSLGADLGSLSTNPAGLGLYRGSEFTFTPGLGVGNTDSRIDGVTSSNNRNSLHVASLGMVFANRRPDSEDNPWRGGTLAFGLTRVNDFNAAFRYQHKPALNQDLLSYLNRNPTTQQETGLDDLAYQTFLTNEDAQGLFVPQDFENAGPLTQTETVLNTGSQTQFDFGYGASYRDKLYLGGAIGILSTRFNSTKTFNATDPSPATPNEPGTAFSTVDFRETLKVRGTGINARFGAIYQPVDAVRIGASVQTPTYMQLSENFTSTMDVKFDRTVTVDGQDYNEASAGSEDEYDYALVSPFRASGGATIVIGKFGFLSGDVEYVNYGQGRLSNTSANEGTDEATDFGMANDAVRADYKQAINLRVGGEARLDIFRLRAGFAHYGDPNRFNNGERSRNYVTGGLGIRQKSFFLDAAGVYYTGEEYYSPYRFYNADGIQDNSLTPIVNLKNSRFTTSITAGFLF
- a CDS encoding S9 family peptidase; the encoded protein is MNFRFLGLALLLSAASPALLPGFIPAAVAQQKQAITLEDIWQKGTFAAKSVPGFNWMKDGRYYSSLSQGNLVQNDVTTGQPVQTLVAGQDLKLPGQSQPLPVDGYSFNADEQKILFSTDTEPIYRRSSKSYFFVYDRATKKLTPLSQTPGKQLYATFSPDGRRVAFVRANNLYVTDLATMQETAVTTDGAENRIINGGADWVYEEEFDMSQAFSWSPDSRQLAYLRFDESPVPEYNMQVWGPLYPKDYRFKYPKAGEKNSVVTAAVYDVAAARTTKLDVGTETDQYIPRVSWTATPNLLSIRRLNRLQNKLEVLHADAATGKTRVVLTDTDPAYVELTDDLRYLAGGKQFLFTSEKDGYRHLYLYDMQGKLVRQLTKGNWEITGIEGFDEQKGLVYYSSTENTLLLHGTYAQTNGAMGQNRPLERHLFRINLKGKEKIKLSDATRGTDVVNLSPDCRYYLNYHSEAGDPQVVSLRTGQDGKLVKVLEDNAKLRQKLSEYTLSKLEFTKLGLNGGPDGDQTLLASVLKPANFDPSKKYPVLMYVYGGPGSQTVKDDAGGGIAFTNYLWHQLLAQQGYIIVSVDNRGTGARGAAFKKSTYANLGKLETEDQAAAARMLAQMPFVDKSRIGIWGWSFGGYMTALALTKNADIFKMGISVAPVTNWRYYDTVYTERFLKTPQDNPQGYDDNSPVQHADKLRGKLLLVHGTGDDNVHFQNSTAFVDALVKANKDFQTLYYPNRSHGISGGNTRLHLYRQMTNFVLQNL